From a region of the Phaseolus vulgaris cultivar G19833 chromosome 6, P. vulgaris v2.0, whole genome shotgun sequence genome:
- the LOC137832017 gene encoding endoribonuclease Dicer homolog 2-like, translated as MKEVLSMEMDTHSQQEETTCDVLPFARSYQLEALDKAIRENTIVYLETGSGKTLIAIMLLRSYAHHLRKPSPFIAVFLVPQVVLVSQQAEAVKMHTDLKVGMYWGDMGVDYWDGATWKQETEKHEVLVMTPVILLNCLRHSFFKLNMIKVLIMDECHHARGKHPYACIMTEFYHHELKSGISDLPRIFGMTASPIKSKVKNSDSSWSENVRKLMTLMHSKVYTCSEAVITEFIPTSTPIFKFYRDSGIQFVLFEELASKLKMLKEQHELTLKSSDFTKSAAESAQKRITKIFCALMFCLDELGVWLALKAAEFLSSNEFDSFSWGHSGDKVVKNFILAGVHTLKNYLRCDPQWSIGDKIDSDVEMGLLTSKVCCLLDSLHEYRGLTDMRCIIFVERIITAVVLQDLLNTFLPKYSSWKVKFIAGHNFGLQNQSRRKQNEIVEEFRMGQVNIIVATSILEEGLDVQSCNLVIRFDPSPTVCSFIQSRGRARMRNSDYILIVKSGDSVTCSRLEKYLASADIMRKESMRHSSLPCDPFEGEEYDKESYRVASTGAIANLSSSISLIYLYCSRLPADGYFKPTPRWDRETGTLYLPKSCPLQPIRVKGHKKFLKNIACLEACKQLHKIGALTDNLVPDIFIEEAEMEGFGNEPYDENQPAYVPFGLVNCVSNNSHTTYHCYLMELIQNFSYDICVQDIFLATRIELDPEIGCTQFDMGFDRGSLSVKLIYKGTIDLSPDLVLLCKKFQVTLLRILIDNSMNKLAMGLDKCYLEGDVEIDYLLLPAIGKGEKSIVNWLAISAVNPSNIKCEYHPNHIRTKSGLVCTCRLQDALVFTSHAVDKIHFYITTGTMKLGGNSPMKLRDGEVTTYKKYYKQKHDVQLQFEDQKLIKARHSFVVKNYIHGYKQGKEGEASKASVELPPELCSIVMSPIKDSIIYTFSFIPSIMHRLESLLGACNLKKMHLDHCAQNEIQTIKVLEAITATSCKEAFHYESLETLGDSFLKYAASQQLFNTYQNHHEGLLSLKRKNIISNATLCKLGCRSGLPGFIQNEPFDPRTWVIPGDKSGSVKLKELVSGEKKIYVIGERKLNRKIIADVVEALIGAFLSSGGEKAALLFMDWVGIKMSFNKIPYKRHFDIQPEKLVHVSHLESQLKYSFHDRTLLVEALTHGSYMLPEIPRCYQRLEFLGDSVLDYLITRHLYNEYPGMSPGQLTDMRSASVNNDCYAWSAINHGLHKHVLHASQELHKHIAITLANFDKLSSSSTFGFGSETSLPKVLGDIIESLAGAILVDSGFNIEVVWQSIRPLLEPLVTPETLKLHPVRELNELCQKRSYNIVQETVSRTDGVTRYKMEVEADGVIHQYEYCGSSLKDTAKKIVCKEILNSLKKVRGSL; from the exons ATGAAAGAGGTTCTCTCAATGGAAATGGATACTCATTCTCAGCAGGAAGAGACTACGTGTGATGTACTTCCATTTGCTAGAAG CTATCAACTTGAAGCATTGGACAAAGCTATTCGGGAGAATACCATAGTGTACCTGGAGACTGGTTCAGGCAAGACTTTGATAGCCATCATGCTTCTTCGTAGCTATGCTCATCATCTACGAAAACCTTCTCCTTTCATTGCAGTGTTCTTGGTTCCCCAAGTTGTGTTGGTCTCTCAA CAAGCTGAAGCTGTGAAAATGCATACTGATTTGAAAGTGGGAATGTATTGGGGTGATATGGGAGTTGACTATTGGGATGGTGCTACGTGGAAACAAGAAACCGAGAAACATGAG GTGCTTGTCATGACTCCTGTAATATTGCTGAATTGCTTGAGACATAGCTTCTTCAAACTGAATATGATCAAGGTTTTAATAATGGATGAATGCCATCATGCTAGGGGTAAACACCCTTACGCCTGCATCATGACT GAGTTTTATCATCATGAATTAAAATCTGGTATCTCCGACCTTCCTCGAATTTTTGGTATGACTGCATCTCCAATTAAGTCAAAAG ttAAAAATTCTGATTCATCCTGGTCAGAGAATGTTCGGAAACTAATGACTCTAATGCATTCAAAG GTATATACATGTAGTGAAGCTGTCATCACAGAGTTCATACCAACATCAACGCCAATATTCAAGTTTTACAGGGACAGTGGAATTCAATTTGTATTATTTGAAGAATTGGCATCTAAACTCAAGATGTTAAAAGAACAG CATGAACTCACTCTAAAAAGTTCAGATTTCACTAAATCAGCTGCTGAGTCTGCACAAAAAAGAATAACAAAGATTTTTTGTGCTTTAATGTTTTGCCTGGACGAGCTTGGTGTTTGGCTGGCTTTGAAG GCGGCAGAATTTTTATCTTCCAATGAATTTGATTCATTTTCATGGGGACACTCTGGGGATAAAGTtgttaaaaactttattttggCAGGTGTACATACACTGAAAAATTACTTGCGATGTG ATCCTCAGTGGTCCATTGGTGACAAAATTGATTCTGATGTGGAGATGGGGCTGTTGACCTCCAAAGTTTGTTGTCTTCTTGACTCTCTACATGAGTACAG GGGTTTGACTGACATGAGATGCATAATTTTTGTGGAAAGGATAATTACAGCTGTTGTCCTTCAGGATTTATTGAATACCTTTCTTCCAAAATACAGTAGCTGGAAGGTTAAATTCATTGCAGGACACAATTTCGGATTGCAAAATCAGTCTAGgagaaaacaaaatgaaattgtgGAAGAATTTCGAATGGGACAA GTCAACATCATTGTTGCAACATCTATTCTAGAAGAGGGTTTAGATGTACAAAGTTGTAACTTAGTTATTAGATTTGATCCATCTCCCACAGTGTGTAGTTTCATACAGTCCAGAGGACGTGCCAGGATGAGAAATTCAGATTACATATTAATTGTtaagag TGGGGATTCAGTTACATGTTCTCGGTTAGAGAAATACCTAGCTAGTGCAGATATTATGAGGAAGGAGTCGATGCGTCATTCTTCCCTTCCTTGTGATCCTTTTGAAGGTGAAGAATATGATAAAGAGTCTTATCGTGTTGCAAGCACTGGGGCCATTGCAAATCTTAGTTCTAGCATAAGTTTAATATACTTGTATTGCTCACGGCTCCCTGCAGATGG GTACTTTAAACCAACTCCAAGGTGGGACAGAGAGACTGGAACATTGTATCTTCCCAAGAGCTGCCCTCTACAGCCTATTCGTGTCAAAGGTCACAAAAAATTCTTAAAGAATATTGCATGCCTTGAAGCATGCAAACAACTGCATAAGATTGGAGCTCTGACAGATAATCTTGTTCCTGATATCTTCATTGAAGAAGCAGAGATGGAGGGATTTG GGAATGAACCTTATGATGAAAACCAACCAGCTTATGTTCCATTCGGATTGGTAAATTGTGTATCAAATAATAGTCACACAACATACCATTGTTATTTGATGGagttaattcaaaattttagCTATGATATCTGTGTGCAAGATATATTTCTTGCCACAAGAATTGAACTTGATCCAGAAATTGGATGCACACAATTTGATATGGGTTTTGACAGAGGTAGCTTGTCGGTGAAGTTGATATACAAAGGAACCATTGATCTTTCACCTGATCTG GTTCTTTTATGTAAGAAATTTCAGGTCACTTTGCTTAGAATTTTGATAGATAATAGTATGAATAAGTTGGCAATGGGTTTAGACAAATGCTATTTGGAAGGTGATGTTGAGATTGATTATCTCTTGCTTCCAGCTATTGGTAAAGGGGAAAAATCAATTGTTAATTGGTTGGCTATCAGTGCTGTAAATCCATCTAATATTAAGTGTGAGTATCATCCAAACCACATAAGGACAAAAAGTGGTTTAGTTTGCACTTGTAGACTACAAGATGCTTTGGTGTTTACTTCACATGCTGTTGATAAGATTCATTTCTATATCACAACTGGTACAATGAAATTGGGTGGAAACTCACCTATGAAGCTAAGGGATGGTGAAGTTACTACATATAAGAAGTACTATAAACAAAA ACATGACGTTCAATTGCAATTTGAAGATCAAAAACTCATTAAAGCAAGACACAGTTTTGtagttaaaaattatattcatgGATACAAACAAGGGAAGGAAGGAG AAGCAAGCAAAGCCTCTGTTGAATTACCCCCTGAACTGTGCTCTATAGTCATGTCACCAATAAAAGATAGTATCATTTATACCTTCTCGTTTATTCCTTCAATCATGCATCGGCTTGAATCATTGCTTGGAGCTTGCAATTTAAAAAAGATGCATTTGGATCATTGCGCACAAAATGAAATTCAAACAATCAAG GTCTTGGAAGCAATCACTGCCACAAGCTGCAAGGAGGCCTTTCATTATGAGTCTCTTGAGACTCTTggagattcatttttaaaatatgctGCCAGTCAACAACTTTTTAACACCTATCAAAATCACCACGAAGGTCTCCTTAGTTTAAAgaggaaaaatataatttctaatGCTACCCTCTGTAAATTAGGGTGCAGGTCTGGACTTCCG GGCTTCATACAAAATGAGCCTTTTGATCCTCGTACATGGGTCATTCCAGGTGATAAATCTGGAAGTGTTAAACTGAAAGAGTTGGTTAGTGGggagaaaaaaatttatgttatCGGAGAAAGGAAATTAAATCGAAAGATCATTGCGGATGTTGTCGAGGCACTAATTGGTGCCTTCCTTAGCAGTGGTGGTGAAAAGGCTGCTCTGTTGTTTATGGACTGGGTTGGTATTAAAATGAGCTTTAATAAAATACCCTATAAGAGACACTTTGACATTCAACCAGAGAAACTGGTGCATGTCAGTCATTTAGAATCGCAATTGAAGTACTCATTCCATGACCGTACTCTCTTAGTGGAAGCTTTGACCCATGGTTCCTATATGCTGCCTGAAATTCCTAGATGTTATCAG CGACTAGAATTTCTTGGAGATTCTGTGTTGGATTATCTCATTACTCGGCATTTGTACAATGAATATCCTGGCATGTCACCTGGGCAGTTAACTGACATGAGGTCAGCTTCTGTGAATAATGATTGTTACGCTTGGTCTGCTATCAACCATGGGTTACACAAGCATGTACTCCATGCCTCACAAGAACTGCATAAGCATATTGCTATTACACTTGCCAATTTTGATAAGTTGTCTTCCTCATCAACTTTTGGATTCGGGTCAGAGACATCACTCCCTAAG GTACTTGGAGACATTATAGAGTCCCTGGCTGGAGCAATACTAGTTGATTCAGGGTTCAATATAGAGGTTGTGTGGCAAAGTATAAGGCCACTTTTAGAACCCCTTGTCACACCTGAAACCTTGAAGCTCCATCCGGTCCGAGAGTTGAATGAACTGTGCCAAAAAAGAAGTTATAATATTGTACAAGAGACTGTGTCCCGCACGGATGGTGTGACTAGATATAAAATGGAGGTAGAAGCTGATGGGGTCATTCATCAGTATGAGTATTGCGGTTCTTCTCTTAAGGACACAGCCAAGAAGATAGTCTGCAAAGAAATCTTGAATTCCTTGAAGAAGGTTAGGGGTTCACTGTAG
- the LOC137832019 gene encoding uncharacterized protein, which produces MRFATQNWVVSWALLLLVSCTIYSSTAMGKPENNIKTSVFLSPKFELGPGSVANKFYYDVDFPRGHIALKSFNAEVVDEAGKSVSLQETYLHHWIVIKYHQPKNVSHNNNQTGIVYLRNSGLCQENVLGQYFGLGSETRGTASDIPDPYGIEIGNPSEIPDGYEENWFINVHAIDTRGVEDRVGCFECSCDLYNVTKDEDGNPLSPSYKGGLACCPDNSQCRLEKGFKGPKRSLYMRYTVKWINWDNHVVPLKIYMLDVTDVLKVSKGMSPEHTCKIEYQVESCSKGYNSSSDCIDVRKTSLSMQTGGYVIYSVGHVHAAATASTLFAQDGGVICSSIPKYGNGNEAGNEKGYIVGMSTCYPKPGTIKIKDGETITLEIKYNNSQMHSGVMGLFYILVAEQLPH; this is translated from the exons ATGAGATTTGCAACTCAAAATTGGGTGGTTTCATGGGCACTCTTACTTTTGGTGTCATGCACAATATACTCATCAACTGCTATGGGGAAACCTGAGAACAACATAAAAACATCAGTTTTTTTATCACCCAAGTTTGAGCTAGGCCCAGGGTCAGTTgcaaacaaattttattatgatgTTGACTTTCCAAGAGGCCATATTGCACTCAAGAGTTTCAATGCGGAAGTGGTTGATGAGGCAGGGAAATCAGTATCTCTCCAAGAAACATATCTCCACCACTGGATTGTAATAAAATATCACCAACCTAAAAATGTGTCACACAATAACAACCAAACAGGTATTGTTTACCTGAGAAACAGTGGCTTGTGCCAGGAAAATGTTCTTGGCCAGTATTTTGGGCTTGGATCTGAAACAAGAGGAACTGCCAGTGATATTCCAGACCCATATGGGATAGAAATTGGAAACCCTTCAGAAATTCCAGATGGTTATGAGGAAAACTGGTTTATCAATGTGCATGCTATTGACACAAGGGGTGTGGAAGATAGGGTGGGGTGCTTTGAGTGCAGTTGTGACCTATATAATGTTACAAAGGATGAGGATGGAAACCCTTTGAGTCCATCTTACAAAGGAGGTTTGGCCTGTTGCCCTGATAATTCTCAGTGCAGGTTGGAGAAAGGCTTCAAGGGTCCAAAGAGAAGCCTATATATGAGATACACTGTGAAGTGGATCAACTGGGATAACCATGTGGTGCCCCTTAAGATTTATATGCTTGATGTGACTGATGTTTTGAAGGTGTCCAAAGGAATGAGTCCAGAGCATACTTGCAAG ATTGAGTATCAGGTTGAATCTTGCAGCAAAGGCTACAACAGTAGTAGTGATTGCATTGATGTAAGGAAAACAAGCCTCTCAATGCAAACTGGTGGTTATGTCATATATAGTGTTGGTCATGTACACGCAGCTGCAACTGCTTCAACCCTATTCGCACAG GATGGAGGAGTTATTTGTTCTTCAATACCAAAATATGGAAATGGAAATGAAGCAGGAAATGAGAAAGGATATATTGTAGGAATGTCCACTTGTTATCCTAAACCAGGTACTATCAAAATAAAGGATGGTGAAACCATAACTCTAGAGATTAAATACAACAACAGCCAAATGCACAGTGGAGTGATGGGGCTTTTCTATATCTTGGTGGCTGAACAACTTCCACATTAA
- the LOC137832015 gene encoding endoribonuclease Dicer homolog 2-like encodes MEEALEGEIDGNTQQQNNIRDALPFARSYQLEALDHALRENTIVYLETGSGKTLIAIMLLRSYAHHLRKPSSSIAVFLVPQVVLVSQQSKAVRRHTDLKVGTYWGDMGVDFWDAAMWKQEMEKHEVFVMTPAILLNCLRHSFLKLNMIKVLIMDECHHARGKHPYACIMTDFYHHQLNLGVSDLPRIFGMTASPIKSKVGNSELSWSENIRTLITLMHSKVYTCVSEAVLAEFIPSSTPKFKFYRDKGVEIALFRDLALKIRILKEQHVSTLTSSDFTQSAAESAQKRIEKIFCALMFCLDELGVWLTLKAAESLSSNEFESFSWGHSGDRTVKNFILACVQTLKTYLPCGPQWSIGGNIKSDVEMGLLTSKVCCLIDSLLEYRGLTDIRCIIFVQRVITAIVLQDLLNTLLPTINSWKTKFIAGHNFGLQNQSRKKQNKIVEEFQMGLVNIIVATSILEEGLDVQTCNLVIRFDPSPTVCSFIQSRGRARMQNSDYILMVNSGDSATCSRLEKYLTSGDIMRKEALRHSSLPCDPLEGDQFDEETYRVASTDAFANLSSSISLIHLYCSRLPADGYFKPAPRWDKETGTLYLPKSCPLKPIHVEGDNKILKNIACLEACKQLHKIGALTDNLVPDIVIEEAEVEEFGNEHYDENQPIYAPFGLVNCVSNSSHTTYHCYLMEFSPNFCYHTSVQDVFLAIRIKLDPEIGCMQFDLDFDRGSVSVKLRYKGTINLSSDQVLLCKKFQVTLLRILIDNCMNKFTTGLDKCFLKDDLEIDYLLLPATGKRPNSTVDWLIVNSVNPSNIRCKYHQPHISTKSGLVCACKLQNALVCTSHAGGKVYFYITTGIMELDTNSPMMVRNGEVTTYKKYFEQHHGIQLQFEHQRLLKAKHKFQVKNYSHGLRQGKEREASQTFVELPPELCSIVMSPITDSIIYSFSLIPSIMHRLESVLGAFNLKNMYSDHCTKNEIQTIKVLEAITSKRCKEAFHYESLETLGDSFLKYAASQQLFKTYQNHHEGLLSVKREKIISNAALCKLGCSSGLPGFIRNEPFDPNVWIIPGDSSGSFKCTELVTKGKKNYVYGKRKLKRKIVADVVEALIGAFLSTGGEKAALMFMDWVGIKVSFDKIPYERHFDIQPDKLVNVKFLESQLKYSFRDRSLLVEALTHGSYMLPEVPRCYQRLEFLGDSVLDYLITWHLYNKYPGMSPGQLTDMRSASVNNDCYAWCTIKHGLHKHVLHASQELHMHIAVTLDNFEKLSSSSTFGYESETSLPKVLGDILESLAGAILVDSGYDKEVVWQSIRPLLEPLVTPETLKLHPIREFYELCQKRNYRIIQSVVSRKDGVTNYKMGVEADGVIHEYEYLGSALKDTAKKIVCKKLLNSLKEREHLCKQV; translated from the exons ATGGAAGAGGCACTAGAGGGGGAAATAGATGGCAACACACAGCAGCAGAACAATATTCGTGATGCTCTTCCATTTGCTAGAAG CTATCAACTTGAAGCATTGGATCATGCTTTGCGTGAGAATACCATAGTGTACTTGGAGACTGGTTCCGGCAAGACTTTGATAGCGATCATGCTTCTTCGCAGCTATGCTCATCATCTGAGAAAACCTTCTTCTTCTATTGCTGTGTTCTTGGTTCCCCAAGTTGTGTTGGTCTCTCAA CAATCTAAAGCCGTGAGAAGGCACACAGATTTAAAAGTGGGAACATATTGGGGAGACATGGGGGTTGACTTCTGGGACGCTGCTATGTGGAAACAAGAAATGGAGAAACATGAG GTTTTTGTCATGACTCCTGCAATATTGCTGAATTGCCTGAGGCATAGCTTCCTGAAACTGAATATGATTAAGGTTTTAATAATGGACGAGTGCCATCATGCTAGGGGTAAACACCCTTACGCCTGCATCATGACT GATTTTTATCATCACCAATTAAATTTAGGTGTCTCTGATCTCCCTCGAATTTTTGGGATGACTGCATCTCCAATTAAGTCGAAAG TTGGAAATTCTGAATTATCCTGGTCAGAGAATATTCGGACACTAATTACATTAATGCATTCTAAG GTATATACATGTGTAAGTGAAGCTGTCCTCGCAGAGTTCATACCATCATCAACACCAAAATTCAAGTTTTATAGGGACAAAGGAGTTGAAATTGCATTGTTTAGAGACTTAGCATTGAAAATCAGGATATTAAAAGAGCAG CATGTATCCACTTTAACAAGTTCAGATTTCACTCAATCAGCTGCTGAGTCTGCACAAAAAAGAATAGAAAAGATTTTTTGTGCTTTAATGTTTTGCCTGGATGAGCTTGGTGTTTGGTTGACTTTGAAG GCTGCAGAGTCTTTATCATCAAATGAATTCGAATCATTTTCATGGGGACATTCTGGGGATAGAACtgttaaaaactttattttggCCTGTGTGCAGACACTGAAAACTTACTTACCATGCG GTCCTCAGTGGTCTATTGGTGGCAATATTAAATCTGATGTGGAGATGGGGCTGTTGACCTCCAAAGTTTGCTGTCTTATTGACTCTCTACTTGAGTACAG GGGTTTGACTGACATAAGATGCATAATTTTTGTGCAAAGGGTCATTACTGCCATTGTCCTTCAGGATCTATTGAATACCTTACTTCCAACAATCAATAGCTGGAAGACTAAATTCATTGCTGGACACAATTTTGGATTACAAAATCAGTCtaggaaaaaacaaaataaaattgtggAAGAATTTCAAATGGGATTG GTTAACATCATTGTTGCAACATCAATTCTTGAAGAGGGTTTAGATGTTCAAACCTGCAATCTAGTCATTAGATTTGATCCATCTCCTACAGTGTGTAGTTTTATACAGTCCCGAGGACGTGCCAGAATGCAAAATTCAGATTACATATTAATGGTTAACAG TGGGGATTCAGCTACATGTTCTCGACTAGAAAAGTACCTTACTAGTGGGGATATTATGAGGAAGGAGGCATTACGTCATTCTTCCCTTCCATGTGATCCTTTAGAAGGTGATCAATTTGACGAGGAAACTTATCGTGTTGCAAGCACTGATGCCTTTGCAAATCTTAGTTCTAGCATTAGTTTGATTCACTTATATTGCTCACGGCTCCCTGCTGATGG GTACTTTAAACCAGCTCCAAGGTGGGACAAAGAGACTGGAACATTGTATCTTCCTAAGAGCTGCCCTCTAAAGCCTATTCATGTAGAAGGTGACAACAAAATCTTAAAGAATATTGCATGCCTTGAAGCATGCAAACAACTTCACAAGATTGGAGCTCTGACAGATAATCTTGTTCCTGATATTGTCATTGAAGAAGCAGAGGTGGAGGAATTTG GGAATGAACATTATGATGAAAACCAACCAATTTATGCCCCGTTTGGATTGGTAAATTGTGTGTCAAATAGTAGTCACACAACATACCATTGTTATTTGATGGAGTTCAGTCCAAATTTTTGCTATCATACATCTGTGCAAGATGTTTTTCTTGCCATAAGAATTAAACTTGATCCGGAAATTGGATGCATGCAATTTGATTTGGATTTTGACAGAGGTAGTGTCTCAGTAAAATTAAGATACAAAGGAACCATTAATCTTTCCTCAGATCAG GTTCTTTTGTGTAAAAAATTTCAGGTCACTCTGCTTAGAATTCTGATAGATAATTGTATGAATAAGTTCACAACTGGTTTAGACAAATGCTTTTTGAAAGATGATCTAGAGATTGATTATCTTCTGCTTCCAGCTACTGGTAAACGTCCAAATTCAACTGTTGATTGGTTGATTGTTAATTCTGTAAATCCATCTAATATTAGGTGTAAGTATCATCAACCCCACATAAGTACAAAAAGTGGTCTAGTTTGCGCTTGTAAGCTACAAAATGCATTGGTGTGTACTTCACATGCTGGTGGCAAGGTTTATTTCTATATCACTACTGGTATAATGGAACTGGACACAAACTCGCCTATGATGGTAAGGAACGGTGAAGTTACTACATACAAGAAGTACTTTGAACAACA TCATGGTATTCAATTGCAATTTGAACATCAGCGGCTTCTCAAAGCAAAACACAAGTTTCAAGTTAAAAATTACTCTCATGGACTGAGACAAGGAAAGGAAAGAG AAGCAAGCCAGACCTTTGTTGAATTACCCCCAGAACTGTGCTCTATAGTAATGTCACCAATAACAGATAGTATAATTTATTCCTTCTCACTTATTCCATCAATCATGCATCGGCTTGAGTCAGTGCTCGGAGCTTTCaacttaaaaaatatgtattcagATCATTGCACAAAGAATGAAATTCAAACAATCAAG GTGTTGGAAGCAATCACCTCAAAAAGGTGCAAAGAGGCCTTTCATTATGAGTCGCTCGAGACTCTTGgtgattcttttttaaaatatgctGCCAGTCAACAGCTGTTTAAAACCTATCAAAATCACCATGAAGGTCTTCTTAGTGTGAAGCGGGAAAAGATCATATCCAATGCTGCCCTCTGCAAGTTAGGGTGTAGTTCTGGACTTCCG GGCTTCATACGAAATGAGCCTTTTGATCCTAATGTCTGGATTATTCCTGGTGATAGTTCTGGAAGTTTTAAATGCACAGAGTTGGTTACCAAGGGGAAAAAGAATTATGTTTatggaaaaagaaaattaaaacggAAGATCGTTGCTGATGTTGTGGAGGCACTGATTGGCGCCTTCCTCAGCACAGGTGGTGAAAAGGCTGCATTGATGTTTATGGATTGGGTTGGAATTAAAGTGAGTTTTGATAAAATACCCTATGAGAGGCACTTTGACATTCAACCAGACAAACTGGTAAATGTGAAATTTCTAGAATCTCAATTGAAGTACTCATTTCGTGACCGTTCTCTTTTAGTGGAAGCTCTAACCCATGGTTCCTACATGCTGCCTGAAGTTCCTAGATGTTATCAG CGATTAGAATTTCTGGGAGATTCAGTCCTTGATTATTTGATAACTTGGCATTTGTACAATAAATATCCTGGCATGTCCCCTGGTCAGTTAACTGACATGAGATCAGCTTCCGTGAATAATGATTGTTATGCATGGTGTACCATTAAGCATGGATTGCACAAGCATGTACTCCATGCCTCACAAGAACTGCATATGCATATTGCTGTCACACTTGACAATTTTGAGAAGTTGTCTTCTTCATCAACTTTTGGATACGAGTCAGAGACATCACTCCCTAAG GTACTGGGAGACATTTTAGAGTCTCTAGCTGGAGCTATTCTTGTTGATTCAGGGTATGATAAGGAGGTTGTGTGGCAAAGCATCAGGCCACTCTTGGAACCCCTTGTAACACCTGAAACATTGAAGCTTCATCCTATCAGAGAGTTTTATGAATTGTGTCAGAAAAGAAACTATAGAATTATACAAAGTGTGGTATCTCGCAAAGATGGTGTGACTAATTACAAAATGGGGGTAGAAGCTGATGGAGTCATTCATGAGTATGAGTATTTAGGTTCTGCTCTTAAGGACACAGCCAAGAAGATAGTCTGCAAGAAACTTTTGAATTCCCTTAAGGAAAGAGAACATTTGTGTAAACAAGTTTGA